In Deinococcota bacterium, the following are encoded in one genomic region:
- a CDS encoding TRAP transporter small permease subunit has product MKGWPQILASLGLFVAFFLPWFAFDGVAVPGYRAVGLPNAFLPYLALPGSPVYSSYLIYFVPAFAALTALTALLGRRDAPFGLVAGLLPLVLLVLLWVQLGNNLFGVMAAGFVLALAAAPLVLLGSVGALKVAYGIDWLTTRLGGLMYWVALAMVAIGASYVVMRYVGRSVGGQVAGANFFRELQIFLFNMTFLLAAAFVLKEDAHVRVDLIYSNLKPRAKAVVDIVGALFMLTPFCLLGLYLSHAFVMRSWQVLEISPNPGGLPLYPAKTLILVGFLLILLQGVSETIKNIAFLAGKLERQEDGLDHTSITEKTEAL; this is encoded by the coding sequence GTGAAAGGGTGGCCTCAAATCCTGGCCTCGCTGGGGCTGTTTGTCGCCTTCTTCTTGCCCTGGTTTGCCTTTGACGGCGTAGCCGTGCCCGGCTACCGCGCGGTCGGCCTCCCCAATGCGTTCCTGCCCTACCTGGCGCTGCCTGGCAGCCCGGTCTACTCGAGCTATCTCATCTACTTCGTGCCTGCGTTCGCGGCGCTGACCGCGCTGACGGCCCTGCTGGGGCGGCGCGACGCGCCCTTCGGCCTCGTCGCCGGGCTGTTGCCGTTGGTGCTGCTCGTCCTCTTGTGGGTTCAGCTCGGCAACAACCTCTTCGGCGTCATGGCCGCCGGCTTCGTCCTGGCGCTCGCAGCGGCGCCGCTGGTCTTGCTGGGCTCGGTGGGCGCGCTCAAGGTCGCTTACGGCATCGACTGGCTGACGACGCGGCTCGGTGGGCTCATGTACTGGGTGGCCTTGGCGATGGTGGCCATCGGCGCGAGCTACGTCGTCATGCGCTATGTGGGCCGCAGCGTCGGCGGGCAGGTGGCGGGCGCCAACTTTTTCCGCGAGCTGCAGATCTTTCTCTTCAACATGACCTTCCTCCTGGCCGCCGCCTTTGTGCTCAAGGAGGACGCCCACGTGCGCGTGGACCTCATCTACTCGAACCTGAAGCCGCGCGCCAAGGCGGTCGTCGACATCGTCGGCGCCCTTTTTATGCTGACGCCCTTTTGCCTCTTGGGCCTCTACCTCAGCCACGCCTTCGTGATGCGCTCCTGGCAGGTGCTCGAGATCAGCCCCAACCCCGGCGGCCTGCCCCTCTACCCGGCCAAGACCCTCATCTTGGTGGGCTTCTTGCTCATCTTGCTGCAGGGCGTCAGCGAGACGATCAAGAATATCGCCTTCCTCGCCGGCAAGCTCGAGCGCCAAGAGGACGGTTTGGACCACACCTCCATCACCGAAAAGACGGAAGCGCTCTAG